A genomic stretch from Juglans microcarpa x Juglans regia isolate MS1-56 chromosome 3S, Jm3101_v1.0, whole genome shotgun sequence includes:
- the LOC121257916 gene encoding rDNA transcriptional regulator pol5 has protein sequence MGSKKRNSSSVEEEMEDHKDTVVLNPLEKKKMKKDKKTDEALSVKPMERRKKRKALDKERRRSAASENEEESKRPKQIDADLVEGEDRAPVAPSLNSGLPEFHIGVFKDLASMDGKVREVAAEAMVRELQEVQEVYERIDNKDNVEGGLKLEAEKDDGLKNCAPSLRYAVRRLIRGVSSSRECARQGFALGLTLLVGTIHSIKLDSLLKLIVDLLEVSSSMKGQEAKDCLLGRLFAYGALARSGRLTEEWIADRNTTYIKQFTSILISLATKKRYLQEPVVSVLLDLIEKLPTETLLNHVLEAPGLREWFEGSAEAGNPDALLLALKLRENISVDRPIFGKLLPDPFSPSKLFTANHLSSLANCLKESTFCQPRVHSLWPVLINILLPEMVLQGDDAASVSNSLKKHKKSRKCSSSEEEITKNFQCFCEVIIEGSLLMSSHDRKHLAFDILLLLLPRLPASFVPFFLSYKFVQCLMDVLSTKDSWLYKVAQHFLKELSDWVRDDDIRRVSVIIGLQKQSNGRFDCITRTKTVKDLMAGFRTESGCMLFIQNLTNLFVDEGNASEEPSDQSQTTDDNSEIGSIEDKDLVGTVGNSDFLKTWVVESLPSIFKYLKLDLEAKLRVQKEILKFLAVQGLFTASLGTEVTSFELQEKFRWPKAATSSALCRMCIEQLQLLLANAQKGEGPRALASGLEPNDLGSYFMRFLSTLRNIPSVSLFCTLSNKDKNTFEKLEEVENRLYIEERNCGLSADANKMHALRYLLIQLLLQVLLRPGEFSEAASELIICSKKAFAVSDLLPSSGEDEMDGDATPELMDVLVDTLLSLLPQSSTPMRTSIEQVFRYFCDGITDDALLRMLRAIKKTFKQARHQDAASEDDDSDDENFLGIEEDEDDEAKAGKMGESDEQTDDSEAVVGVGEVGKGVPEASLVSDAESDGDETSGDSNGGTYNAVSVEVGKEAPEASDDSDGGMDDDAMFRMDSYLAQIFKERKNQAESDNAHSQLVLFKLRVLSLLEIYVHENPGKPQVLTVYSNLAQAFVNPQIAEGSEQLGQRIWGILQKKILKAKDYPKGEGLQLSTLESLLEKNLKLASKPFKRKKSAANPSKKKQSASWNRYKMVTSLAQNSTFWILKIIDAGKFPEAELQKVFDIFQGVLVGFFESKKSQIKSEFLKEIFRRRPWIGHHLFGFLLEKCGSTTSEFRRVEALDLVAEILKSLVSTDESGQDALKKIVKNHLHKLCYLVKELVTNMPEKQSRRAEVRKFCGRVFQIISTLSLARSFLKNLDPDAHAACESQLGENFVNLKTGKVAL, from the exons ATGGGTAGTAAGAAAAGAAACTCCAGCTCTGtggaggaggagatggaggaTCATAAAGATACAGTTGTTTTGAATcctttggagaagaagaaaatgaagaaggatAAGAAAACAGATGAAGCTTTGTCCGTTAAACCCatggagagaaggaagaagagaaaggcATTGGATAAAGAGAGACGGCGATCTGCAGCTTCTGAGAACGAAGAAGAATCCAAAAGGCCCAAACAAATAGATGCAGATCTGGTAGAGGGTGAAGATCGTGCACCAGTGGCACCTTCATTGAATAGTGGCTTGCCTGAGTTTCATATTGGTGTTTTTAAGGACTTGGCATCGATGGATGGTAAAGTAAGGGAAGTGGCTGCTGAAGCAATGGTGAGAGAGCTACAAGAAGTTCAGGAAGTGTACGAGAGGATTGATAATAAGGACAATGTCGAGGGTGGATTGAAATTGGAAGCTGAGAAGGATGATGGCTTGAAAAATTGTGCTCCTTCTTTGAGATATGCTGTGCGCAGGCTTATCCGTGGAGTTTCTTCATCAAGAGAG TGTGCAAGACAAGGATTTGCATTGGGTTTGACTCTTTTAGTCGGTACCATACATAGCATCAAACTGGACTCGTTGCTGAAACTTATTGTCGATTTGTTAGAGGTCTCATCCTCGATGAAGGGTCAG GAAGCTAAGGACTGTCTTTTAGGTCGTTTATTTGCTTATGGTGCTCTTGCCCGATCTGGAAGACTAACTGAAGAGTGGATTGCTGATAGAAATACCACATACATCAAGCAATTCACCAGTATTCTTATTTCCCTTGCAACAAAGAAGCGATACTTGCAAGAACCTGTAGTCTCAGTTCTTTTAGACTTAATTGAAAAG TTGCCCACTGAAACATTGTTAAATCATGTGCTCGAAGCTCCGGGATTGCGTGAGTGGTTTGAAGGATCTGCTGAAGCAGGAAATCCAGATGCATTGCTTCTAGCTTTGAAACTTCGAGAAAATATCTCCGTTGACAGGCCAATATTTGGCAAGCTTTTGCCTGATCCATTTAGCCCAAGCAAACTTTTTACTGCCAACCATCTTTCCTCTCTTGCAAATTGCTTGAAG GAATCCACATTTTGTCAGCCTCGAGTTCACAGCTTGTGGCCTGTTctcataaatattcttttacctGAAATGGTTTTGCAAGGCGACGATGCTGCATCAGTTTCAAATTCATTAAAGAAACACAAGAAGAGTCGAAAATGTAGCTCTTCTGAAGAAGAAATTACAAAGAACTTCCAATGTTTCTGTGAAGTTATTATTGAAGGATCCCTTCTCATGTCATCTCATGACCGTAAACACTTGGCATTTGATATTCTCCTTCTCTTGCTCCCTAGGTTGCCTGCTTCTTTTGTCCCATTTTTCCTGTCATACAAATTTGTCCAGTGTCTAATGGATGTACTTTCAACAAAGGATTCTTGGCTTTATAAAGTTGCacagcattttcttaaagaattgTCAGATTGGGTGAGAGATGATGATATCAGAAGAGTTTCTGTTATTATTGGCCTTCAGAAACAAAGCAATGGAAGATTTGACTGCATCACACGGACAAAAACAGTTAAAGATTTGATGGCTGGGTTCAGAACAGAATCTGGTTGCATGCTATTTATTCAGAATCTAACGAACTTGTTTGTGGATGAAGGTAATGCTTCAGAGGAACCCTCAGATCAGAGTCAAACAACAGATGACAATTCTGAGATAGGTTCAATTGAGGATAAGGATTTGGTCGGGACAGTTGGAAAttctgattttctgaaaacttggGTTGTAGAATCTCTCCccagtatttttaaatatttgaaactgGATCTTGAAGCAAAGTTACGGGtgcaaaaagaaatattgaaatttCTAGCTGTTCAGGGCTTGTTCACTGCATCTCTTGGCACGGAAGTGACTTCTTTTGAATTACAGGAGAAGTTTAGATGGCCAAAAGCAGCCACATCAAGTGCTCTATGCAGGATGTGTATTGAGCAGCTCCAGTTGTTGTTGGCAAACGCTCAAAAGGGTGAGGGGCCACGAGCTTTGGCCAGTGGCCTTGAGCCCAATGATCTTGGGTCTTACTTCATGCGGTTCCTTAGCACATTGCGCAACATTCCTTCAGTTTCCCTTTTTTGCACTTTGAGTAATAAGGACAAAAACACATTTGAAAAATTGGAAGAAGTGGAGAATAGGCTTTACATAGAG GAAAGGAATTGTGGGCTTAGTGCTGATGCAAATAAAATGCATGCACTGAGGTACCTGCTCATCCAGTTACTTCTCCAAGTGCTCCTTCGACCAGGAGAATTTTCAGAAGCTGCTTCTGAACTTATTATTTGTTCCAAGAAAGCTTTTGCTGTTTCTGATCTTCTTCCATCCTCTGGAGAAGATGAGATGGATGGTGATGCAACACCTGAGTTGATGGATGTTCTTGTAGATACATTGCTTTCATTGCTTCCACAGTCATCAACCCCCATGCGGACTTCTATCGAGCAG GTTTTCAGATACTTTTGTGATGGTATTACGGATGATGCACTGTTGCGGATGTTGCGGGCTATCAAGAAAACTTTCAAACAAGCTAGACATCAGGATGCAGCGAGTGAGgatgatgatagtgatgatgaAAACTTTCTTGGtattgaagaagatgaggatgatgaagCTAAGGCTGGTAAAATGGGTGAGAGTGATGAGCAGACAGATGATTCTGAGGCTGTTGTTGGGGTTGGGGAAGTTGGCAAAGGAGTTCCTGAAGCTTCCCTTGTTTCTGATGCGGAAAGTGATGGGGATGAAACTTCTGGTGATTCTAATGGAGGAACATATAATGCTGTATCTGTGGAAGTTGGGAAAGAAGCTCCTGAGGCTTCCGATGACTCTGATGGAGGAATGGATGATGATGCAATGTTTCGGATGGATTCTTATTTAGCCCAGATTTTCAAGGAGCGGAAGAATCAGGCTGAGAGTGATAATGCTCATTCCCAGCTTGTACTATTCAAACTTCGTGTCCTTTCATTGCTTGAAATTTACGTGCATGAAAATCCAG GTAAGCCACAGGTTCTAACAGTGTATTCAAACCTGGCTCAAGCATTTGTTAACCCACAAATTGCTGAAGGTTCTGAACAGCTTGGACAGCGTATATGGGGGATTCTGCAAAAGAAGATTCTCAAAGCAAAAGATTATCCTAAGGGTGAAGGTTTGCAGCTATCTACTCTTGAATCTTTGTTAGAAAAGAACTTGAAGTTGGCATCAAAACCATTCAAGAGGAAGAAATCTGCTGCTAATCCGTCAAAGAAGAAGCAATCAGCCTCATGGAACCGATACAAAATGGTTACATCGCTTGCTCAAAATTCAACCTTCTGGATTCTGAAGATCATTGATGCAGGAAAGTTTCCAGAGGCTGAACTGCAGAAGGTTTTTGATATTTTCCAGGGTGTTTTGGTGGGATTCTTTGAGAGTAAAAAGTCTCAAATCAAATctgaatttttgaaagaaatatttCGAAGAAGGCCGTGGATTGGGCATCATCTCTTTGGCTTCCTATTGGAGAAATGTGGCAGCACTACGTCAGAATTTCGGCGAGTGGAAGCACTAGATTTGGTTGCTGAGATATTAAAATCTCTGGTTTCCACTGATGAAAGTGGCCAAGATGCATtaaagaaaattgtgaaaaaccATCTGCATAAACTCTGTTATCTGGTAAAGGAGTTAGTGACCAACATGCCCGAAAAACAGTCGAGGCGAGCCGAAGTACGGAAGTTTTGTGGCAGGGTCTTTCAGATTATATCGACCCTTAGCTTGGCCAGgtcttttcttaaaaatttgGACCCAGATGCTCATGCTGCTTGTGAATCTCAACTTGGTGAGAACTTCGTTAATTTGAAAACTGGAAAGGTAGCACTATAA
- the LOC121257782 gene encoding transcription factor GTE2-like produces the protein MASAVLARTTSTTNRAGGGFMGKVPISNPNPNFTTKKRQQQQQQQQFHPIGSKIIIDESPAVIQSAASDDASSISHRRHTTASTESNNLQCVNFNIASFSKKQLGELKVRLAAELNQIRQLRHRLEFPSIPNQTHAQPPSKKSKKLSGKKRPLPENTNKKIQKPNPNSILSNANRNMNLMVMKACKDVLTKLRKHKNGWFNEPVDVAGMGLHDYYDIIKQPMDLGTVKSRLSRNLYQSPLDFAADVRLTFTNAITYNPKGHTVHAMAEQLLSRFEELFRPVDEQIEQPDEEYGEKGVFNAEEELEASDNNNPNSMQFAKRSERTYIEDKVSDHSEPLQGNHASSSNQPMVQSPMKAPPVKPVKQPKPKAKDPDKREMSLEEKHKLGIGLQSLPPEKMEQVVQIIRKRNGHLKQDGDEIELDIEAVDTETLWELDRLVTNWKKMVSKIKRQALMGNYAKTNGELPVSSEKNEAVAIEVKKPKKGGEAGEEDVDIGDEMPMSNFPPVEIEKDVGGHGSSSSSSSSSSSDSDSSSSSDSDSGSSSRSDSDADNAES, from the exons ATGGCGTCCGCCGTCCTAGCCAGAACCACCAGCACCACCAACAGAGCAGGCGGAGGATTCATGGGCAAAGTCCCTATCTCAAACCCTAATCCTAATTTCACCACCAAAAAACgacagcagcaacaacaacaacaacaattcCATCCAATTGGCAGTAAAATCATCATAGACGAGTCCCCGGCAGTGATCCAATCGGCCGCCTCCGACGATGCCTCGTCGATCAGCCACCGAAGACACACCACTGCCAGTACCGAATCGAACAATCTTCAATGCGTAAACTTTAATATTGCATCCTTTTCGAAGAAGCAGCTCGGTGAGCTCAAGGTCCGTCTTGCCGCCGAGCTGAACCAGATTCGCCAACTCAGACACCGCCTCGAATTCCCCTCAATACCTAATCAAACCCATGCGCAGCCACCTTCGAAGAAATCGAAGAAATTGTCGGGCAAGAAGCGGCCCTTACCAGAAAACACGAATAAGAAAATCCAGAAACCAAACCCCAATTCGATTTTATCAAATGCGAACAGGAATATGAACCTGATGGTGATGAAGGCGTGCAAGGACGTACTGACGAAGCTGAGAAAGCACAAGAACGGATGGTTCAACGAGCCAGTGGACGTGGCGGGCATGGGGCTTCACGATTACTACGACATAATCAAGCAGCCGATGGACTTGGGGACCGTCAAGTCCAGGCTCTCCAGGAATCTCTATCAATCTCCGTTGGATTTCGCCGCCGATGTGAGGTTGACCTTCACCAACGCCATAACCTACAATCCCAAAGGCCACACCGTGCACGCCATGGCTGAGCAGCTACTTTCCAGGTTTGAGGAGTTGTTTCGCCCCGTCGACGAGCAAATCGAGCAGCCCGATGAAGAATATGGAGAAAAAGGGGTCTTCAATGCGGAGGAAGAATTGGAAGCGAGCGATAATAATAACCCTAATTCGATGCAATTTGCTAAGAGATCGGAGCGGACATATATCGAAGACAAGGTTTCGGATCATTCAGAACCGTTGCAGGGAAACCACGCGAGCTCATCGAATCAGCCGATGGTGCAGTCTCCGATGAAAGCACCACCGGTAAAGCCAGTGAAGCAGCCGAAGCCCAAGGCGAAGGACCCCGACAAGAGGGAAATGAGCCTGGAGGAGAAGCACAAGCTGGGAATTGGGTTGCAGAGCCTGCCTCCGGAGAAAATGGAGCAGGTGGTGCAGATCATAAGGAAGAGAAACGGGCATTTGAAGCAGGATGGGGATGAGATAGAGCTTGATATCGAGGCCGTCGACACCGAGACGCTTTGGGAGCTCGATCGCCTCGTCACCAATTGGAAGAAGATGGTCAGCAAGATCAAGCGCCAAGCTCTCATGGGCAACTACGCCAAAACCAATGGG GAGTTACCTGTGAGTAGTGAGAAGAATGAAGCCGTGGCTATCGAGGTGAAGAAGCCGAAGAAAGGAGGGGAGGCTGGGGAGGAAGATGTTGACATTGGGGACGAGATGCCTATGAGCAATTTTCCGCCAGTGGAGATTGAGAAAGATGTTGGAGGTCACGGGAGTAGTAGTAGTTCTAGCAGCTCTAGCAGCTCAGACAGTGATTCGTCCTCGTCGAGTG ATTCGGATTCAGGGAGTTCTTCTAGGAGTGATTCGGATGCCGATAATGCAGAGTCTTGA
- the LOC121257917 gene encoding heat shock 70 kDa protein, mitochondrial-like: protein MAATAVLIRSLRRRDVASAPLSAFRSFTSNAKPLWAPSKLGHNWASLTRAFSSKPAASDVIGIDLGTTNSCLAVMEGKNPKVIENAEGSRTTPSVVAFTPKGELLVGTPAKRQAVTNPTNTIFGTKRLIGRRFDDPITQKEMNMVPYKIVRGPNGDAWVEANGQQYSPSQIGAFVLVKMKETAESYLGKSVTKAVITVPAYFNDAQRQATKDAGRIAGLDVQRIINEPTAAALSYGMNNKEGLIAVFDLGGGTFDVSILEISNGVFEVKATNGDTFLGGEDFDNALLEYLVSEFKRTEGIDLSKDKLALQRLREAAEKAKIELSSTTQTEINLPFITADASGAKHLNITLTRSKFESLVNHLIERTRAPCKNCLKDASITSKEVDEVLLVGGMTRVPKVQEVVAEIFQKTPSKGVNPDEAVALGAAIQGGILRGDVKELLLLDVTPLSLGIETLGGIFTRLINRNTTIPTKKSQTFSTAADNQTQVGIKVLQGEREMASDNKLLGEFELVGIPPAPRGMPQIEVTFDIDANGIVTVSAKDKTTGKEQQITIRSSGGLSEDEIEKMVKEAELHAQRDQERKALIDIRNSADTTIYSIEKSLGEYKDKIPAEVSKEIEDAIADLRKATAGDNAEEIKSKIDVANKAVSKIGQHMQGGSGGDGSSGGSQGGGGDQAPEADYEEVKK from the exons ATGGCCGCAACCGCCGTATTAATCCGCTCGCTGCGACGCCGTGACGTCGCCTCCGCACCTCTCTCCGCCTTCCGATCC TTCACCAGCAATGCTAAGCCTCTGTGGGCTCCCTCAAAGTTGGGTCACAATTGGGCAAGTTTGACCAGAGCATTCAG tTCTAAGCCTGCTGCGAGTGATGTTATTGGCATTGACTTGGGAACAACCAATTCATGTCTTGCAGTTATGGAGGGAAAG AATCCCAAAGTTATTGAGAATGCCGAGGGGTCTCGAACCACACCATCTGTGGTTGCCTTCACCCCAAAAGGAGAACTACTCGTGGGTACTCCAGCAAAACGTCAGGCTGTGACTAACCCCACGAATACCATCTTTGGAACCAAGCGTTTGATTGGGAGACGATTTGATGATCCTATAACGCAGAAAGAAATGAATATGGTCCCATACAAGATCGTCAGGGGTCCAAATGGAGATGCATGGGTTGAAGCCAACGGACAACAGTATTCCCCAAGCCAAATTGGGGCTTTTGTCCTAGTTAAGATGAAGGAAACTGCAGAATCATATCTTGGAAAGTCAGTTACAAAGGCAGTGATCACTGTTCCGGCTTATTTCAATGATGCTCAGAGACAAGCAACAAAGGATGCTGGCAGAATTGCAGGACTTGATGTACAGAGAATTATCAATGAGCCTACTGCTGCTGCTCTTTCCTATGGAATGAACAATAAGGAGGGTCTCATAGCAGTTTTTGATCTTGGTGGTGGAACATTTGATGTTTCCATTTTAGAGATCTCTAATGGTGTTTTTGAg GTGAAAGCAACAAATGGAGACACATTCTTGGGAGGAGAGGATTTTGACAATGCGCTGCTGGAGTATTTGGTGAGTGAGTTTAAAAGAACTGAGGGGATTGATCTTTCCAAGGACAAGCTTGCTTTGCAGAGGCTTCGTGAAGCAGCCGAGAAAGCTAAGATAGAACTCTCATCTACCACCCAAACTGAGATCAACCTGCCCTTCATCACAGCTGATGCATCTGGTGCAAAACATCTGAATATCACACTAACCAGATcgaaatttgaaagtttggtgAATCACTTGATTGAGAGGACTAGGGCCCCATGTAAGAACTGTTTGAAGGATGCTAGCATAACTTCCAAGGAGGTAGATGAGGTACTTCTTGTTGGAGGGATGACACGTGTTCCAAAAGTGCAGGAGGTTGTTGCAGAGATCTTCCAAAAGACCCCAAGCAAAGGAGTAAATCCTGATGAGGCAGTTGCCTTGGGAGCTGCTATCCAGGGTGGTATTCTTCGTGGTGATGTCAAAGAATTGCTTCTCTTGGATGTCACTCCTTTGTCACTTGGTATTGAGACATTGGGTGGTATCTTCACCAGGCTGATCAACAGAAACACAACCATTCCAACAAAGAAGAGTCAG ACTTTTTCCACAGCAGCTGATAACCAGACTCAAGTTGGCATCAAGGTATTGCAAGGTGAGCGTGAAATGGCCTCTGACAACAAGCTTCTTGGAGAGTTTGAGCTTGTGGGCATTCCGCCAGCCCCCAGAGGCATGCCTCAGATTGAAGTCACCTTTGACATTGATGCCAACGGTATTGTGACTGTTTCTGCTAAGGACAAGACCACCGGGAAGGAACAACAGATCACCATCCGTTCATCTGGAGGGCTTTCggaagatgaaattgaaaagatggTTAAGGAAGCTGAGTTGCATGCTCAGAGGgatcaagaaagaaaagctcTGATTGATATCAGAAACAGTGCAGATACTACCATCTACAGCATTGAGAAAAGCTTGGGCGAGTACAAGGATAAGATTCCTGCTGAGGTTTCCAAAGAGATTGAGGATGCAATTGCAGATTTAAGGAAGGCAACGGCTGGGGACAATGCTGAAGAAATTAAGTCGAAGATTGATGTGGCAAACAAAGCTGTCTCGAAGATAGGACAGCACATGCAAGGTGGGTCTGGTGGTGATGGTTCCTCTGGAGGTTCTCAGGGTGGTGGTGGTGACCAGGCTCCTGAGGCAGACTATGAAGAGGTGAAGAAGTGA